A DNA window from Streptococcus mutans contains the following coding sequences:
- a CDS encoding SprT family protein has translation MNLTDYVKEVSRQDFGIEFQHTASWNSRLQTTGGRFFPEDGHLDFNPKFCKKGDAGTFRKIVRHELCHYHLYYAGKGYRHGDKDFKDLLLQVNGVRYAPSIQSNTFYHYYQCESCGQVYQRKRRMNTKKYACGNCHGKLRHQNQS, from the coding sequence TCTCGTCAAGATTTCGGTATAGAGTTCCAACATACTGCTTCTTGGAATTCACGTCTACAAACAACAGGCGGACGCTTTTTCCCCGAAGATGGACATTTGGATTTTAATCCTAAATTCTGCAAAAAGGGTGATGCAGGAACTTTTCGAAAAATTGTTCGTCATGAACTTTGTCATTACCATCTCTATTATGCAGGTAAAGGTTATCGACATGGCGATAAGGATTTTAAAGATTTGTTGCTGCAAGTCAATGGAGTGCGTTATGCACCAAGTATACAAAGCAATACTTTTTATCACTATTACCAATGTGAATCGTGTGGTCAAGTTTATCAAAGAAAAAGACGAATGAATACGAAAAAATACGCTTGTGGCAACTGCCATGGAAAATTAAGACATCAAAATCAGTCGTAA